The DNA sequence cttatttgtttttacttccTGTTTCTACATTTTTGATAGACTTTTGTTTCTCCTCTGATTGATACTAACATATATGGCACCCATCTTACTTCCAATTTACATCCCTGTTATTAATCTTTTATTACCACCGTCCCAATCAGTTACTTCCTGTGCTACGAGGACATTCCTAATGCACACGCAGAGGCTAGCGGGGATGGCCAAGATGCCTCTGACGTGGTAAGGATGTGGTCCATCGGTCAGTGGGTGCAGGTGACCCCCGACACAGAGGACATCTATGACTGGTATGCCgatttacatttcttcattcGTTGCTCTCTAGCTGCTTTTAAGACAGTTTTCAATCACCCAGCGCCCTCTGGGGGAgtacaatgtaaacaaatgaaGATAAGTGACAGATCTAGCCAAAGACAAACATTCCTCACATTAAATAGTCACATCTCAATAACCTTTGCTACAGTTTTCTTAGGTTGCTCGATTCATAGATATTTGTACGCGCTCCTGTTTGTTCCAGGATCACGTGCGAGGTTCCTCAGGCCGACTATCACAGGCTGTTGTTTCTGGGCAGCGAGGAGCCGTCTAGCTGCGGCGCTACAGACTacctgcagcagctgctgctgtcacACGAGACAACAGAGTGACGTTTCAATGGTGCGTATTGGCACACATATGACATCTGTCTCTGGGATACACCATCCTCGATGGTTGGTAGAGGGATAAACAGCTTGTGAAAAGAAACTGCACCAATTTAGATCACACAGGACGCTGCAGATAAGTCATTAAGCAAAAATGTGTCAGTGAGTTTATGGGAGATTCGGAGGTTGAACATCTGGTTTCATTCTGGATGTCGGAGCAGAAACACCCGAGCTGAAATCCCAAGGGCATCACATGACTAAAATATGTGAGACTTCAGCCTAAACGACTTGATGCATTCAGGACCTGTTGGGTTTTTCCACATTTAAAGCTGAAGAGGCTTCTGTTTTCATAATACACTGTGACCAGTGTTGGTTTCAAAAACAAAGTTCAATAGTcaagttttgtttaaaaaaaaaaaaaaaaaaaagtaaaaattgttTTATGCTGTATATTGTGCCAAGTCCGTTGAATGCTGATGTTTGCTGCACACTATTGTCACTTTATTTTGTTCAGTGAGTTAATGTTTAAAAGATTTTATAAGAGATTGTAAATATTGTTTTACATTTCTTACAACAGTTCACACATTTTTAACAGCCTTTTGTTGTGTTGTAAAGAAGTCCAGAAGcattattaaaaaacattttatttacatgaAACGTTTCATTGAAATAATTACACACAATCACAGAtttctgtttttcagaaagcCCAGAATAAACCTTTTAAAACAAGCTGCCATGATCCCACAAGCGAGAGTGCCCATTTACTTCATTTCAAACAGGTTCCTCAAGCCCTTTAAATTAGTACTCAAATGCCTCACttaattttcaataaattaatatcTAAAATGTAAGATTTAATAACTCTGAGCCCAGGTAACACACTCCTACTTCAGCCTACTGTGTTCAGTTTGACCGTGTAGTCATGCAGCTCTCCATTTCTGTTGACTGGACACAAGGAAGAAGAAAGTAATTTACttacaacaaataaaatctaCCATGTACAACCAACATCCGTCATTCtctattcaataaaaaaaatctatataggACTCTTAAAGGGCTACTATACTTCTAAAATCTCTAAAGTACAAAAGTAAAGTGGAGTTTCCCTTCATTACAGTGAACAGTCTTTGAaaataatatacacacaaatgcttacaaaaacactacacagACATGTaagaaagcacatttaaaaagtcCAGCTTTGTCAAAAATGCAGTGAACATAATGTGTCCTACCTGGAGGACGGGAAAGCAGACATACATTAGCGTAAACACCTGCCTGCTTCTCAGTTGCTACACATAGGCTTTAATATAAAGGACCCATTAGTGGGTGATGGTAATGGCAATTTCTCTTAGTGGAATCAACAGTGGTAAAAGGGCAAGAATCTATTAAGGTGAAAGCACTGGATAGAGATTCCTACCTGGCTCACTCCTTTCAATTCagttattaacccttgtgttgtccttcgggtcccagtgacccaaaggacaacacaaggatgatgtacttccgtttactttgttgagaattgctctctaaaccctgttttttgtaaagtaagtaagtaaagtttatttctagaacacatttaaacacagtttaagctgaccaaaatgctgtacaaacaagaactaaggtgctgtattaacccttgtttagagagcaattctcaacaaagtaaacggaagtacataatccttgtgttgtccttcgggtcactgggacccgaaggacaacacaagggttaaagatgcagtaggtaagtcttataaaactaactttctgtcatatttgctgaaactgaccctatgttccagtagaactacatgaattatgtaaaataaaaaaataaaaactcctctggcacctcctacagcctgtagtaccattggcaaaattccaccgctcccggttgattttctccaatcagggccatgggggtggggggtcctatctgcctgtcaatcactgctcaggcacgtacacgcatataagagcgttctcccctccccgcgcacgagctgcagaaaggttttccaaaactcgggtgaatattggagaggcttttcagaggtggcgtggctgcgggattttaaagatctgaagaacgatgcagatgtagccacatttcctctcaacaggtaacataattaccatgaatgatttatctttcacttggttattagtagtcaaaagtccacaaagctacattggtgaggataatagtaacgtttgcacagtggtcggtctgatatgatgctgaaatggctaacgctagcctgctagttagcatcgttttactgttggtgagtaaagttaacgttgtgttggtgtttagttattgaacatgttgtctgacatgccggcagttctgtcaaactcagttgtgtgggaggggcttaggagacagttgcagcagaaagggaggagggactgagaagttgtaatgttcaaatttgttggcaaagtcctggctcttcacaatcttacctactgcagctttaaacaaCAATCAGCCTTTATGCCATTTTACACTGGAGAGTAGGGCAGCAAGCCAAGAACTGCCTGAATACAATAAAGAGATTCAAATGGACATGAGTGGAAATAAAGTTCTCTCATAGCATTAATGTTCTGTTCTCCATTTAGATTTACAGTCCAAGAAACTGTCAGAAAACTACTGAACGTTTCCTAAAATGTCACCATCGTTAAGCCTGTGACATTACGAGGCTCAGTGACCGTCTTAAACACTGACTGACATCAATATACATCACAGCTATGAAGAGTTAAATCACACACACTTCCATACCACAGCTCATCACagtttcaacaacaataaacaGTGAAAACCCAGAATAACCTGATATTGAATCCTCACTTTTACTAACCTCTCTCATGTCTCACAGTAAAGTGAGCCCTGACCTTCCCAGCAGTATCGGTTAAAGCCCAGAGTTAGTCTTCTAATGTAAAGTCTGTGCACTGCACCAGTGTGGAAGTCCTTGTAGAATAACCAGCTAGCATCTGCCTGTAGCCTGTGACTGAAATACCTCCATCTAAAATAGAAGCATTAAGACCTAAAGGAAGACTACACGTATGGAAGAATTTAATATGTGGCTCCAGAACAGTGATCATAAAAAGGCATTTCCTGCAAAAAGTCTAAACTATGCACATAATTAAACGAATAAAACTAAAACTTCATTAGTGAGCGACTGTGTTTCAAATGGAAATGCTTACACGTCGTACTGACCATTGGTAAAGAACAAACAGCTCAGACTGAGACCATGTAGTGAAATATGATAGTCTTTCAATCAAGACATTTCTTTGATCTAATTTTGCAAATAAATAAGTTGAACTTCACTTTACCAGCCAGTGTCCAAGCCTCTATTatcaacatgtttaaaattgaTACAAATTACAAGACTGTATTTGAGTAAGTGCAATCTCAGAAACCTGGTAATCAGTGTTGTTTTATCACTATTCAGTAGCAAGACATCTCCAGTGTATtctcattttaaaaataatgtgaTAAGAATGAGTGTCAACGTGTATGAACAGTTATGGCTTCAATTAAAAAGCACTGAAGGTGAGGAACACAAAGTAAAACAACCAAATCCATCAGTCAATAAACCTTCGATTGATAGTGGCCGTTTGGcaccgagtgtgtgtgtgtgtgtgtgtgtgtgtgtgtgtgtgtgtgtgtgtgtgtgtgtgtgtgtgtgtgtgtgtgtgtgtgtgtgtgtgtgtgtgtgtgtgtgtggccaccCATGGCACAGAGATTTGGCATAATGAAAAGTGTCCAGTTCCAACTATGTAAATCAGTAGCAATGACGAATCATGGGATTCTGTCAGCAATCACATGGTTTCAGGTGTTTTACggattaaaatgtaatattatagTCAAGTCTTCATTTTGTGTTTGCAGCGATGAAGGACAGGGAGCGTGAGGCGAGAGCAGTGCCGAGTTTCAGTACGGCGTCACGCTTGCGTTTTCTACTTGAGAGGAGATGCACTGTCTTCCCTGGCAGTGCCGGGGACTTTCCTGCCCTTAGTACGGActcattttgtttgtctttacTGTACCGAGGCTGCGTACGGAGAATTTGAATCCTAAAAGTGTAGAAAAGGCTTTAAAAACAGCATTTAGAACTTTGTGTTGGTAAATAAAATGCACCAAGCATTGGTATTAGCATGGTATGTGCTTGTTTTTAACAGTACAACTAGAGCTCCCTGCCTCTCAGGAGGATCCtcagcagtggttcccaaccttttaaCCTATGATCACTGCATTTGAATACTTAAACTTTATTCAGTAGTTTAAAATAATTCActagtttaaaagaaaaaaaaacacaacaacaacaagcaaaGATTAGCTAAAAGCTTGAAAAATTAACATTGTGTAGCAGAAACCGGTTTCTTTTTTCTACCCTTCTATGTTGTGAGCCCGTGttggttgggaaccactgatctacAGCACCACAAGGTTATAGGTCTACCTCCAGGGCTGGACagtatatttattattgtgCATGTTTTTGATTCTATCATGGATTTTACTAATATTTCTCTCGGGTTCTCTTTCTGAAATACTTGGGAATTAAAACAACCCGTTACAAGTATGAGACATTGGGATGTAGGTCAATGTCAAAGAATGTCTtcggattcttttttttccacattgcCCAGCCCAAATATTAACTCCAAGTTGTCTATAGAGCTGTTGTTCTGAAGTAAATATGAATTCATAGTGTTGATTAGGAGTGCACGATTCAATAttgatttgataaaaaaaaaaaaaaaaaaaggatccatttttggaattctatgaatccaATCGGTAGAGTTTGAATCACGATACGAATCGaattttttgcacacccctaatgATTATAGTAACAGTAGAGTAAATGTGGGCTGCTCTGCATACATGTGTATATCACCTCATCTGTTGTGTGCCTtttccatgtgtttgtgtgcataaaCAGACAGCACTTGTGTCATCTTCCCTGTACGAGTGTCGTTCATGTTTAACAGTACCGCAGATGTTGTACATAAGTGTGCGAAGGAAATCACGCACACACTCTCATCCCTCAATGATGCGTCTCCAGCTCCACCACGGTCCACTCTCCCTGCGGGGAGCTCCCAGTGGCCTCTGGGGAGAAACTGCTAACTGAGGTGACGGTGGCAGACGGCGGCGTGAGTGGAGGCAGCAGGCTGGGCCACAGGCTGCTCTCCAGGGGGCTCAGTGTGCCTCCTGCACCccccggcagcagcagcagggacgAGCAGCCGTCTCTGTTCAGCAGCAGGGTCTGATTGATCAGCTGCTGGACTATGTCCACTTTCTTCCCCCAGTCCAGGTCCAGGGGAGGAGGTCGCTCTGGAGACTCAGGAGGGCAAGGGGAGGAGCTATCTCCATCCTGGGAGGGGTCGCTGGATGACAGAGGGGAgtctgggagaggaggagggctcTCAGTGGACGGTGAAGAGTCTCGGCATTGGTCTTTGTCCGACGTCACCCTTTCACAGTCGGCCATCTCTTCATTGGGGTTGGGCTCCTTTATTCCCTCTTCTCCACCTTCAGCCTCATCTTCGTCACTGTTCTCCAGGGCTTCGTAGATGGTGCAGAGGCCAGAGGAAGGGGACAGCAGCACCGTCTGTCCTTTGTTAGCCTGGTGCAGCTCTTGTTGCCACTGCATGATCTGCTGTCTCTCCTTCAGctcctgctgttgctgctgtagcTGAAGTTCAAGCTCTCTCCTCTGCTTGAGCTCCTCTTCCTTCCTCaatttttcctcctcttccctgTTCGTCACCTCTGCCTGCTCTCGCGTTCTCATTTCCAGCTCCTCTTCATTCCTCTTTATTTCTTCCTCggcttcctctttcttcttcctctgctcctcttcctccctcctcttcctctcctgctccgcCTCCTCCAGCGGCCTGCTCTGTTGCTCCCTGCGTTGCTGCAGCTCCAGCAGCTGCCTCTGGTGTTGCTCCAGCCGGCGGAGCTGGGGGCTCAGCGCCTGCTGGCCGAGGCTCCTGGGTGGGAGGTCCGCGCAGGTCAGCCTCGGCGGGGCGACGGCGGCCACGTGAGGTTTGACGACGTCGCAGTAGGTTCTGGGGTGTGCCGAGAGGTCGCGGCGGTGAGGATGCGCTAGTGCAGTGAAGCCTGTGTGAGAGGAAGCGGGAAGGAAGATTACAGTAGCGTGATGTTATAAAACAGGTCACAGGCAGCAGGACAGTGACAGCAGTGCAGTGTGAGTACAAGCAAAAGGGTACagagaagaggggggggggggccttcaGAGGCTCATACTTGCTGAAGGAATAGTGGAAGCATTGTAAAGCCAAGCCCAAAAAGGTCTGCCAGTAGCCTACAGCACCAAACTGGCCGGCAATTATTTGCGGTTTTGTACTTTGAACAAGTGACAGTGGGACATTGTTGGAAAGCTGTGCAGCAGTGACCGATACAGCCTGTTAAGTATTCAGAGGGGTGGAGCCACAGTAtttgtgaaataaaataaatgaacacaCCAGAAAATAGTGACCCAAGGTATGGGAACTGGGGGTGGTGGCTGGGGCAAGGGTAAGGAAATTTGTGCAGAGAGCAAATGTGCATATGTgattttctctcctttctttcccCCCCCAAACATGtaatcttttaaaaataaaacgacACCTAGAAAATTAATTTGtgtgcaaaaaagaaaagcagccaaCTTCCTGTATATGCAATCACTATCAACTATGGTGAGACAAACAACCACAGAAAAGCTTTTTGTGAGCTACATTTGTCATCCGTGAATGGAGTTTCTAGTTAGTCAACCAGTGATACATGCAAAAGCTCACCATGCATTTATAGACATCCAGcatcacaagaaaaaaaaacacaatagctTGGCTTTAGAAGGAATCAAAGTACATCAAGTTCTAGAGCCAAGCTATTCGTCTGACCCTGAACAAACCAATCCAAAGTAATGTAATGAAAGTCAAGTCATTGTGCAACAGTGACATGCATAAGCACGAGTTAACATTAATACAGTGTTGTAGAACAGTGCAGTAGAAAAGCGCTAACACAGCAACACACCCAGAGTGGACTGGAGGGAAAGTAAAGTAGCAGAATGAGGAGGGCCGGGTTCTCGAGGCTGGAAGGTAAGACGTCCGACTTCTTTTGCTACTTGAGATGCCAAAGTTGATCCATGGATGAGAAGGTCTGGTGGTGTGGATGATCAACTCATGGACGATTCATTCCAGTTATGTAGTTTGTGGCGTGAGTTCCACCGTTCATCGTGTCCAGTTTCCAAAAGGAAAGGCCGCAACATATGCATGAGTTTCTGTGGGAGTGTATGGCATGAGTAAAGCAGCGATATGCTGAAGTGTCTGCGATATAATGAAATGTATAGAGCCACTGGTAAATGACTGGAAGTTTGGAAGACCTTGAAATTAATCTCCGTGGTGTTGGAGGACCAGAATTATGCCATTCCCAAGAGCCCATTTCAATAAAACTGTACATTGAGAGTACATCATGGTAAAAATCTAATCTTTATTTAAAGTTGTAAAGGTTCATTACTCCAAAAGATGGATTAACACAAAAAAGCTGGGGTACAATTTAAAGTGCAAGAAGAGATGAGGAGTGATCGGGTATAAAGGAAGATTGCCTGTATCTCAAGGTCGGAGAGTGAAATCAAACAGGAACATACAATCAAAACTTAATGTCAGTTTTGTTCAGTAAAAAGTATTAGGATAAATACACATGAAGCATGTTCATTCCACATTTCTTTTGTTACgcttaatttgtttgtttttcccctCTTGAAGAGCTGTAAACAGACAAGTCAAATCCATGCTAGTTCAGGGCAACCACATCATTATTATGtgttaaataaaacagaaaccaaaacCCAGGCACGCTCACACATTAGGAGTAAATAGTAGTAGCTATTGCACATACAGGAATTTAAGCCATATACTCAATATTGAAATGTTATATCAGAGGGAAGTGCCACTGCTGTCCTTTttatttcttcctctttttgctctctgtttcttttttctttcttttttttttaaactttgattACATCCACCCCCAGAGATTTCAGGACAAACGCTGACGACAAGAGCTACAACAGGGATGTATTTCGGAGAGGCTGGACTGGGGCCGGAGGGAGTTAAGGGACATTATTTGGGCTGTTGGGAGATGATTAACTATACATTACCTGCAAAAGAGTTCTCAGTCTTTTCACAGATAGTAGAATAGTAGGGAGGCTGGATGTCATCTGGGTTTTCCTCCGGTTGCTGCAAAGTGCTCAGAGTTGACGAAGGGTCCAGGGCTTCCTCTGGCACCGGCACTTCCTCCCCGACAGGCTCAGCAGACTCCGCTTCCTGCTTCCCACATTCGATGTACTGCTGCTCTGTGAGGCATGGCTGGGTGTGAGGCTGCGGGATCAGACAGGGCTCCTTGGCCTCCTCAGGCAGCTCCTCCAGGGAGAAGATGCCAGGGCTCCTGATGCAGCTCTCCCCTGTGGACTGGGCGTTGGAGTTTGAAGCGGTGGTCATGGTGTCAAAGCCGTAAGATGCCAACGATGTAGCCGAAGGTGGGGTGGTGTCTTCACCTGCACCGCCCTCCGTGTCagcctcctctccctcttccacAGTGGACAGGCAGCGCTGGGCTGGAGACTGGCTGTCAAAGGTCGTGTGGATGACCAACGGACTCTCCAAGGAATCCTCCAGCTGAGCCTCTCCCTCTGTGTCGCTGGCCTCGTCTTCTGTTACAGAGGTTGAGGAGGGGTTGGAAGTGGGGGCAGTTGCGGGGCCTCCCAGGACTTCATCAGCAGGCAGGGTCTCAGCCTCGGCTTCCTCATCTCCTTCCCGGTCCAGGTCGGGCTGTGGGGAAAGCGCCGGGCCTTGCACATCTTGAGGCTGGAGCTTCCCGTCTCGATTGTAGTCACAGAGTTCCTCGGGTGTGCTGATCTCACTGCTTAGGGTGCTTGACAGAGACATTGCTGGGGCAGAGACAAGAGCTGGGCCCAGGGGCTGCATCGGGGCTTGGCTGGACTGACCCATGTACATTTTGGCATCGAGATCTCGTGGCTCGTCTATGATAGAGGAATGATGGGGAGGTTCTTGGTTTTCAGGAACAAAAGGTGCAGAGCCTAGTTCTAGCCAAGCTTGGGCTGGGGTCTGAGTTGGGATCTCCGAGTCTGCGTGCCAGGGATCTGCCAAAGGGCTTGCTGCAGCCGCTCCTGCCACCTCTGGGGGCTGGGAGACGTGCTCAAGGACCTGCTGTGGCTGAAGAGGTTCTGGCCAGGGATTAGCAAAAGGGTTTGGTTGGTCCCACTGAGCAGCTGGGGCGGAGGGCAGCTGAGGAGGGGGAGGTGGGGGCTCGGCCACTCTGTTTAAGTTGTCCAGCCTTTCATCCTCAGCAAAGTCATCCTCATCGGCATTCCCATAGCTTTCCAGCCCACTCTCCGTCACCCCCTCACTAGCCATCTCCACATCCTCATCATCCTCCTCCACATCATTGTCATGTCTGGGTCTCTGCGGTTCATCTGCCCGCTCTGAGCCCACATCCATGTCACACACCCGATCATCGTCATCCTCctcatcttcatcctcatcaAAGTCATTAACTGGTATGTCAGGAACCTTTTCAAAGTCCGGTGAACCTGCTGAGGCTCCTTCCATGTCAATGGCTCCTTTGAGACTGCCGTCTCCCAGATCATCCATGCTCTCAGTGCCCTCCAGGACACCAGGGGCACTCAGTTCAGACGCACCCTGCTGACTGCCGCTTACCTCCTCAGAGTCCAGCTCAGAAAGCAGGGCGCCACCGGCCCTCCAAGCAGACCCTCCTACTGGTCCAGCCGACCCGGGACGAGACTCCTCTGTGGGCTGTGTGGTCCCACTCATTTCAGACACCGAAACCAGCTggcttccctccctctcctcttcatcctcctcctcattcTGATTGGTGGGAGAAACTATCAGAGGGATGGCATTTGTTGCTGTGGAGGGGGTTTGGTCGGTTAACAGGTAAACGGGCTCCTCGGACAGATCTGGAGGACAGTCCACTGGTAGTAATGCAGGCTCAGCAGGGGCAGGGGTCTGCTCCTGCACGGTTAGTAAGGGGGCACTGCTCTCTAGCTGCTCCTGGGGTGGAGACGTTTGTGGTAAGGCCGTCCTGGCAGGGCTTTGTGGAGGAGAGGAAGCAGTTGCATGTCCTTGAGCAGTCTCTTGAGGTACCACCTCTGGTGTGGTATCCTGGGCCAGGACTGGGGGAGGGACCTCCTCTGGTGCAGAGGCAGCAAGGGATGATTCTTGTGGGAAGGACTCTGGAGCCTCCGATTGTAACTCTGCTAGCACAGTTGCTGCGGCAGCTGCTACTGCTGCACCAGCAGCACCCTTTGGTGTGGTAGTATTTGAAACACCTGTCTTCTTGGCAGAACTGAAAGGTGTGACAGCCTGAGTGGGTTTGGTTCCACGTTTTGCCTGAGGGGTGCTGCTGTCTACAGGTTTGTGGGCTGGAGAGGTGGGTGGGGTTCGACCAAGGGGTTTGTTATGGGCAAGGGACCGAACAGCAGCTACAGGTTTCCTTGTGGGAGTAGATTTTACAGGTTGTTGAGTTTTGGACTGAGACACCTTGGGGTCGGCTGCCTTCGCTGTTGTGGACCACTTGGAGGCAGAGTTAAGCTTTACGGTGGCTGTTGGTCTAGAGGGTTCAGGTTTTTTGGTAGCAGCAGATGCTGTAGCTGTTACAGGTTTCTTTGCCACTGGTCCACTGACATCTGGtgcaaagagaaaaacaacaaacgtCAATTCACCCAATCGGATTgtcaaatgataaaaaaaatatgtattcctGTGTGGCTAAAGTAAACCACTTCGTGTTCCTTTATTGTAATATTTTAGCCTGACAACTTCAAACCAAATCCATCCAGATGAGTTTATGAAATCCAAAGGTAAATGGCACATGGCTTTAGAAGAGGGTCTCAGAGTCAGAACAAGGCACAACTCCTTACCATTCTTAGTAGCAACAGTTTTGGGAGGCTGTGCCGCTGTGGTCCTGCCAGTAGAGGGTGCTGTGGTAACTCTAAATGCAGCAGTTTTGGCAGTTGCAGTGGTGGACGGCTTGACTGAAGCTGTGGTGGGCCTGGATGCAGGTCGAGATGTTGAGGGACCTGTGGCAGGCCTGGaggaaaagaaacaaagacatACTCAGgtgacaaacacaaaaatacaagttgtagcagttttatttttgtggtCCATTAACTTTGTTGGCAAAGATCCAAACATGAAATCTGATACTCTGCCTCTACGTGCATTTACAAGCATAAATGAGCCGTCCTAATTTAAACCACAAAAGCAATTTCAACAATGGTAACGTATTAACGCAGCACCATCCATCTATCCACACTGTAATGCCTCCTTCATTCTCCAATCACTTCAGAGTTCACTTCAAAATAGAAAGATGGAATGGAAAACTTGAATTGGGTAagaatgacaaagaaaatggtAACGCAGAGGTAGAGGAGAGGAGATCTGAGGCAGTGAcagaagcagacagacagggaaagaGTTGTCAGAGCAGAAGTGCCaacaatttgaaaataaaaatgttgagcACAAtgcaaaaacaagaaaaaaaaaaaaaaaatgaaggtgGCCTAACATAAGAGGAAGGAAATTGAGGACAGAGAAAGCATATGGTTAACGAGGAGAGGGGGAGATAATAGCTAAGAACACATACGGCAGGTGGGGGAGGAAGGTAGAAAACATTCATTAAATCAATCCCATTTTAAGCTCCTGGTCTACTACTCAGTTTAAAAGGAGTTCTGTCGTGACACACACTAATCCACTCAATCACCACAACAAGCCAAAACTCCTTTCCCCACTTCCTCTCTTCTTCCATTAGGCTCCTCTCCTAGACAAGCAAAATGGTTCAATTTGTGCTCTGCTCTTAGCACAGACACACTGTTGACTTCAACACCCACAATATAAATTGACATTACGTTGCTTCACTTAGCAAATTCAGTGAACCCATCTACATGTTCAACGGTGCTCTCAAAATCACCATACTGCTTCTTGGAGACTCAATACATtaggtttatataaaaaataaaaacatgt is a window from the Perca fluviatilis chromosome 1, GENO_Pfluv_1.0, whole genome shotgun sequence genome containing:
- the si:ch211-214c7.4 gene encoding GRB10-interacting GYF protein 2 encodes the protein MKPDGDTMETTEPTDSAAVAEPSSSQDDITEQAPSQPEEAVNDAAPGAAPMANGKPVEADPKVKPKAVATKIQTTAKSAGAVATKVQPTAKSAGASGSRPGTASHHTANYVKSSKNVSSAAVKKTAATASAAGAVPKRLVGVAAVSSVARNQSRVPDKKPVGPARTASVAAATATNGTRPTTVNGIPKKRPVVETVNVARPKTAATASRAAASTAPKPSTSTTTKAGCSTTSKTTRPATGPSTSRPASRPTTASVKPSTTATAKTAAFRVTTAPSTGRTTAAQPPKTVATKNDVSGPVAKKPVTATASAATKKPEPSRPTATVKLNSASKWSTTAKAADPKVSQSKTQQPVKSTPTRKPVAAVRSLAHNKPLGRTPPTSPAHKPVDSSTPQAKRGTKPTQAVTPFSSAKKTGVSNTTTPKGAAGAAVAAAAATVLAELQSEAPESFPQESSLAASAPEEVPPPVLAQDTTPEVVPQETAQGHATASSPPQSPARTALPQTSPPQEQLESSAPLLTVQEQTPAPAEPALLPVDCPPDLSEEPVYLLTDQTPSTATNAIPLIVSPTNQNEEEDEEEREGSQLVSVSEMSGTTQPTEESRPGSAGPVGGSAWRAGGALLSELDSEEVSGSQQGASELSAPGVLEGTESMDDLGDGSLKGAIDMEGASAGSPDFEKVPDIPVNDFDEDEDEEDDDDRVCDMDVGSERADEPQRPRHDNDVEEDDEDVEMASEGVTESGLESYGNADEDDFAEDERLDNLNRVAEPPPPPPQLPSAPAAQWDQPNPFANPWPEPLQPQQVLEHVSQPPEVAGAAAASPLADPWHADSEIPTQTPAQAWLELGSAPFVPENQEPPHHSSIIDEPRDLDAKMYMGQSSQAPMQPLGPALVSAPAMSLSSTLSSEISTPEELCDYNRDGKLQPQDVQGPALSPQPDLDREGDEEAEAETLPADEVLGGPATAPTSNPSSTSVTEDEASDTEGEAQLEDSLESPLVIHTTFDSQSPAQRCLSTVEEGEEADTEGGAGEDTTPPSATSLASYGFDTMTTASNSNAQSTGESCIRSPGIFSLEELPEEAKEPCLIPQPHTQPCLTEQQYIECGKQEAESAEPVGEEVPVPEEALDPSSTLSTLQQPEENPDDIQPPYYSTICEKTENSFAGFTALAHPHRRDLSAHPRTYCDVVKPHVAAVAPPRLTCADLPPRSLGQQALSPQLRRLEQHQRQLLELQQRREQQSRPLEEAEQERKRREEEEQRKKKEEAEEEIKRNEEELEMRTREQAEVTNREEEEKLRKEEELKQRRELELQLQQQQQELKERQQIMQWQQELHQANKGQTVLLSPSSGLCTIYEALENSDEDEAEGGEEGIKEPNPNEEMADCERVTSDKDQCRDSSPSTESPPPLPDSPLSSSDPSQDGDSSSPCPPESPERPPPLDLDWGKKVDIVQQLINQTLLLNRDGCSSLLLLPGGAGGTLSPLESSLWPSLLPPLTPPSATVTSVSSFSPEATGSSPQGEWTVVELETHH